In the genome of Vicinamibacterales bacterium, the window CCGCCACGGCCAGCACCATCACGAACGTCAGCAATGCCACTCTTTTCATCGTGCCTCCACTGAACGGGATTGTCCGCATCGAGCCTACTCGTATCTCAGCGCCTCAATCGGGTCGAGGGCCGAGGCCTTCCGCGCCGGATAGAACCCGAAGAAGATGCCGGTGGCCGCGGCGAATCCGAACGCGACGGCCACGGCGTCGGGCGAGACATAGGTCGGCCACTGGAGGAACTGGGTCAGGCTCCGCGAGAGACCGTAACCCAGGCCGATGCCAATCAACCCGCCCAGCAGGCTCAGGACAACGGCCTCCACGAGAAACTGCATCAGCACGTCGCGCCCACGGGCGCCGATGGCGAGCCGGAGTCCGATTTCGCGTGTTCGCTCGGTGACCGACACCAGCATGATGTTCATGATGCCGATGCCGCCGACGAGCAGCGACACGCCCGCAATCGACGCGAGCAGCGCCGTCATCGTCTTGGTGGCCTCGGTGCGGACCGCGGCAATGTCCTCGAGTGTGCGGACCATGAAGTCGTCGTTGTCGCCCGGCTGGATCTTGTGGCGAACGCGCAGCAGGGCGCTGATGTCTTCGGCGACCTTCTTGATGTTGTCCGCCGACGCCGCCGACACCGTCATGTTCTGGATGTAGGTGATGCCGCGCATCTTCTTCTGCACCGTGGTGTAGGGCGCGAAGATCGTGTCGTCCTGGTCCTGCCCCATCGCCGACTGGCCCTTGCTGGCCATCACGCCGATCACCTTGAAAGGCTGGTTGCGAATTCTGATGATCTGGCCAATCGGGTCGACGCCTTCACCGAATAGCATGTTGCGGACCGTCGCGCCGAGAACGGCCACCTTCGCCGAGCTGTTGACGTCAGCCGGCGTGAAGAACACCCCGGTTTCCACCAGCCACGATCGAATCATCGGCAGGTCGACGTCGGTGCCCTGTACCTGGCTGAACCAATTCTGGTTGCCGGCCACGATTTGCGCGCCCTGCGACACGCCTGCGGCCAGGTACTGGATGCCCTGGATCTCGTTGCGGATCGCGGTGGCATCCTCCGGCGTGAGCGTGTTCGACTGGCCCTGGCCCTGGCGCACGCCGCCGACGGTCCAGTTGCCGGCGTTCACCATGACGACGTTGGTACCTGCCGACTGAATCTGCTGTTCGATCGATTGCTGGGCGCCGTTGCCGAGCGCTACCATCGTGATGACGGCGCCAACGCCGATGATCATGCCCAGCATCGTGAGCGCCGTGCGCATCTTGTTCCGGTTGAGCGCCTTCAGGGCGATCCGGAACGTCATCAGTATCGACATGGCTCTCCTACACCGTCACCGGAGGCAGGGCCGCGAGTTCGTCCACCGCCATGCGCCGCTTGGTGATCTTCTCGTCGGAGACGATGTGTCCGTCCCTGAACATCACTACGCGCGTGCCGTACTCGGCGATGTCTCGCTCGTGCGTGATCAGCAGCACCGTGATGCCACGCTCCGCGTTCAGTTTCTGGAAGACATCCATGACTTCGACCGACGTCCGCGTGTCGAGGTTGCCGGTCGGCTCGTCGGCCAGCAGGATGGACGGGTTGTTGATGAGCGCCCGCGCGATCGCCACGCGCTGCTGCTGCCCGCCCGACAACTGGTTCGGGTAGTGGTGTGAACGATCCGCGAGGCCGACCAGTTTCAACGCCTCGAGTGCCCGCCGCCTCCGCTCCGAACCCCTCGAGGACACACCGTTGTACAGCAGCGGGAGCTCGATGTTCTCGAGCGCCGACGTCCGCGAGAGCAGGTTGAAACCCTGGAACACGAATCCGATCTGGTGATTCCGGATGCGGGCCAGGTCGTTGCGTGACAGCCGCGAGACGTCCTTGCCATCGAGAAAGTACTGCCCGGACGTCGGACGGTCGAGGCAGCCCAGGATGTGCATGAACGTCGACTTGCCGGAGCCCGAGGGCCCGGTCACGGCGAGGAACTCACCGCGCTCGACGTCGAGGCTCACGCCCCGCAACGCGCGGACTTCCACCTCGCCGACGACGTAGCTTCGCTTCAAATCGCGAACGGAGATGACTGACATAGAGCGTCGACCGACCTGTTGTGCGTGCTGGTGTCCAGTGGGCGACGACGTGGGGGCGCAGCACCCTGCGCCCCGTCCGTTCTAGTGAGGCCCGCCGCCCGGCCGTCCCATCGGTCCGCGCTGCTGCATGAGCGGCGAGGAGGTATTGGACGCGCCCGGTCTGTTCGCACTCTCATTGCCGATGACAATGCCGGTCACCAGTTCCTGGCCCGGCTGGAGTTCGCCTTCTAGCAGTTCCGTGTACTGACCGTCGGTGATGCCCAGGCGCAGGCGGACGGACTTCAGTTGCTTGGTTCCAGCGGTCCACGTCCAGGCGCGGCCGGACGAGATCCGCGGAGGCAGCGGTCCGAAGAGCGAGTCGATGGTCTGGGCGCCCTTGGTGTTCATTGGTGCCGCGTCCGCGGCCTTCTTCGCGGTTGGCGTCGCGGTGGCGCCCGCCTGCTGGAAGGCCGACACGTCCATGCCGCGTTCCTTCATCCGCGCGAGCATCTGCTGGCGTTCGTCGGGCGACATCGACTGCAGCCGCTCCATGAACCGTGCCCGCCGCTCGGGATCCATCGGGCCGCCTCCGCCCCCGGGTCCGCGCGCGCCGTCGCCTCGCGGGCGGTCGGCGCCCTGCGGCCGATCGCCGCCGCCGCGTTCGATCGGGTGTGCGGGCGTTCCGGCGACCGGCGCCTGACTGGGCGTCGGTAGGGGCGCGGCGGCCGTTGCCGGCTGTGCGGACCGGGCGTTCTGGCCGCGGGCCGGGTTGGTGCCAGGCTGCGCTGCCGGACCGGAGCCCGTGGCGCCGGCAGTGGTCTGGTTGGGGCCGCCGGACGTCGCGCCGGGGCCACCGGCCAGGCGACCCGCGCCGCGCAGCAGTTCCGGTGGCACCTCCTGGTTCAGCGCCTGGAACACGTCGGTGGTCGGACGGAACCTGATGGCCGCGTTCGGCACGCGCACGACGTCCGTCTTCTTCGCGATCTCAATCTGCACGTTCGCGGTCATACCCGGCTTCAGCTTCAAATCCGGGTTGGGGACCTCGATCACCGTCCCGTACGTGACGACGTTCTGCACGACGATCGGCTGGAGCCGCACCTGCACGACCGTGCCGCCGAACTCCTCGTTCGCGTACGCATCCACGCGGAAGTGGACGTGCTGACCGGGACGTATCCGGCCGACGTCCGACTCATCGATGTTCGCCGTGCACTTCATCTTCGTGAGGTCGGCGGCGATGATGAACAGCGTCGGCGACTGGAAGTTGGCCTGCACCGTCTGCCCGACGTCGACCGCACGCTGAACCACGATCCCGTCAATCGGCGCCAGGATGACCGTATGTGCCAGGTTCACGTCCTGCTGGTTGAGCTGCGCCTGGGCCTGCTGCAGTGAGGCCTGCGACGATCGCATCTGCGCCTCCGCCGACTTCAGGTTGACATCGGCCGTGTCGAGGTCGCTCTGCGTTACCAGGTTCTTCGCGAACAGTTCCTTCGTACGCTTCAGCTTCACCCGCGCGTCGTCCACCGACACCTTCAGCCGTTCGACATCGGCCTGCGCCCGCGTCAGGTTGGCCTTCGACTGTTCGATCTGGGTCTGGATGGCGTCCGGGTCGATCCGAAGGATGACCTGGCCCTTCTTCACGATCGAGTTGAAATCCGCCCCCAGCTCCTTGATGATTCCAGACACCTGGGAACCCACGTTCACCGATGTCACCGCGTCGAGGGTCCCCGTCGCGCCAACGCTCTCGATGATGTCCCCCTTGCTGACCGCCGCAGTGGAAATCTTCGGCTCGGGGCCCGGTCGCGTGTAGTAGTACCCCCCCACGCTGGCGGCAATCGCCGCAATCACAACCAGGGTGATGATTGTCTTTTTCATAAGAACCTTCGGGCGTTCCTGACTGGCCTAGAGTCCACCGGTGCTCGAGCCGGAACCGCCGGTCCTCGAGCCGCTGCTGCCACTCGTCGTCGTGGTGCCGCCGCCGGTGCTGATGCCGCTGGCGCCGGAGCCACGCGAGGACGACGACGTTTCCTGCACGCGCTGGTAGTCGACGAGCGACTTGCGATAGTTGAGGATGGCGCGCAGTTCGCTGTTCTGCGAATCCGACAGGTCGCGCTGGGCCTGCACGACGAAGTAGTTCGTCGACATGCCGACCTCGAACTTGCTCTGCTCGGCCTCGAGCTTCTTCTGCGCGAGCTCGCGCGCCGCGCCGGCCGCTTGCACCTGCTGGTAGTTGCTCTGCACCGTCAGCGCCGCATTCGTCACGTCGGTGGCCACCTGGAGTTCGAGCGAGCGGAGCTGCGCCTGGGCCTGCGAGTACTGCACCTTCGCCCGCGCATAGCTCACATCCGCCGAACTGCGGCCGATCGGGTACGAGAAGGTCAACTGGACGTTCCAGTTCGGGAAGCTGTTCTTGCCGAGGAATGACAGGGCGTCGGTGTAGCCGCCGGGGACCGTGTTCACGACCTGGCCGCCGAGTTGCGAATTCCTGATGAGCTGTGTGCCGCCCGTGCCGGATGCCCCGTACGTGGCGGTCAGATCCAGCCCGGGCAGCATCTGGTTGCGCAGGTACCGGATGCTGATGTCGTTGCTCTGGAGGCTCTTGCGCGCCACGATCAGGTCCGTCCGCTTCTCGAGCGCCGTCCTCACGGCGCCTTCGAGGTCGACCTTCTCGCCGGCCCCGGTCGCCGGTCGGTCCGTCGGGTTGAGCAGGACATTCCAGAGGGCATCGCTCGTGCCACCCACGATCAGGCGCTTGAGCGCGAGTTCCGCCGTCTGGCGGTTCGCCTCGACCTGCACGAGCGCCTGACGCCTCGTTGCCGCCTCGGCCTGCGCCGACACGACGTCGATTGGCGCCATCGTCCCGATCTCGACCCGGGTCTTGTTGTCCTCGACGAGCTTCTCGGCCAGTCGCAGCGAGGTTCTCGCCACGTCGACCGCCTGGATGGCGTAGACCAGATCCCAGTAGGCATTCCGCGTGTTGGCGACGGTATTGATGACGAGCGCCCGCAGGTTGACGTCCGCGTTCTCGCGGCTGATCGTCGTCGTCGCCAACTGCTGCCGCGTGTTGTCGATCTTGAAATTCCGCATGAACGGCTGGGTGAGCGACGCCGTCAGCCCTGTCCGGTACTGGGGATTGATGGTGGCGTTGTTGCTCGTCGACTCCGTGCGCGTGTTCGTCCACCCGAGGCTGACCGCGCTGCCGAACCACGGGAGGCTCTGCTGGACGCTCGCGTTGTAGAGGTAGTTGCCGACTTCGATGTTCTGCCCGCCGCTCAACTGTGAGGTTCCCTGCGACCGGTTCCAGTTGTCGCCAAAGGTCCCGTTGAGCGTCGGACGGTAGGCGCCGAGCACCTGCGCAAGCGCGAGATCCTGCAGTTGTGGGTTCAGCCGTTCGACCACGAGATCGATGTTCTGGTCGAGGGCGCGCTTGACCGCCTCTTCCATCGTGAGGGGAAACGCACGGGCTTCCGCGGCGGACATCTGCGCGGGCGTCCGCTGCTGCGCCATCACCTGCGCCTTGGCTTGGGCGATGAGTTCCTGCACCCTCGCCTCAGGGACCGCCTGGGCGCGCGCCGCGCCGATCGCAGCCAGCACGGCCATCGACGCCAAGCACACAGTTCTGATCGGGCTGAACAACGTCTTCACGGATCTGCCTCCCACGTTCGGGAATGACTGGGGATGAATGGCTGGTCGTTCGTTATCGTCGGCCGTCTCGTTCCGACGATCGCTGGCGCTCATCTTCTTTCTGCATCTTCAACAGTCTCTGCCGCTGGTCCGGCGACAGGACACGCCGCATCCGGTAGAGCATCAGGATACGGGCCTTGCCGAGCGACGCGCGCACGGCCTCCAGTTGGTCCGCCTGCTTGATGACTTCCGCCTCGGTGACATCCTGGCCGGCGATCAGGTTGGAGAGTTGCTCTTCCCGGCGGCTGAAATCCTTGAAGAGATCTTCCTGCTTGGGGTAGGACGACTGGAAGACTTCCTCGATCCGTGCGGATTGGTCTGCGGTGAGACGAAGCTCGCTCTTGTAGCGCTCGTCCTGCCACCACTTCATCCGCGGACCCCGGTGCGCCGGCAGCTGCGGGTCGCGTTGACCCGCCTGTTGCGGTCGCTGGAAGTCGTGCCGCGGCAACCCCGCAGCCGACGCCGCCGACGCCGTCGCCAGCAGGATCATCAGGAACACTGTTCTCGTTGCCCTCATCACGGTCGACATACCTCCGCGCCTATCAGTGAATTACGACAGTCCCGGACGGGGCGTTTACCGGGGGGTGCGCGGCGAAGTACCACAAGGGCAAGGGTTTCAGACCTCTGTCGGGCCGTTGGCGAGTGCTGCCAGACGCTCGATGGCCTGCCCGACGATGTTGTCTGGCGTCGATGCACCGGCAGTGACACCGACAACAACGGGGCCGGAGGCTGGCAGCCACCCGTCCTCGTCGATTTCGGTCGTTCCGCCTACGCGCCGGTGCCGAATCCTGGCCGCGGACACCAGGCAGTTCACCTCCGCGATGTGGAAGGTGGGAAGGCGATTCGCGCAGATGCGCGCCAGGTTGCAGGTGTTGCTGCTGTTGTAGCCGCCAATGACCAGCATGAGATCGAGCGGTTGTTGGTCGAGAAGGGCAACGACCGCGTCCTGCCGGTCCTGCGTGGCGCTGCAAATCGTCTCGAAGGCTCGAAATCGTTCCTGCACGCACGCCTCGCCGTACCGGTCGCGCATCGCGTGGCGGAACATCTCCGCGATCTCGAGCGATTCGGACATCAGCATCGTCGTCTGGTTGGCGAGGCCAATGTGCCCGAGATCCCGGTCTGGATCGAATGCCTCGGACGCCGCACTGCCGAAGCGAGCCAGGAACGCCGCCGAATCGTCCGGGTTTCGAATGAAGTTGCAGACCTCCAAGGCTTCCGCGCGATTGAGGACGACCAGATAGCGACCATCGGGGTGCTGCAGCGCCTGCGAGGCGGTCGCCTGGGTCTCCTCGTGATGGATCTTCCCGTGGATGACTGCTGTGTAGCCGTCACGGGCGTACTGACGGACGTTCTTCCAGACGTTCAACACGGACCCGCATGTCGTGTCCACCAGCGTGCAGCCCTGCCGCTGCATCTGCTCGAGCGTCCGCACCGTGACGCCGAAGGCCGGGATGATGACGACGTCTTCCGCGCCGAGGCGACTGACGTCCTGCCCCGCGTCGGACAGGAAGCGGATGCCGAGGGAACGCAGCTTGTCGTTGACGTGGGGGTTGTGGATGATCTCGCCCGTCAGATAGACCGTCTGGTCCGGGAAACGCCGCCGCGCCTGGTAGGCGTAGTCCACCGCCCGGTCCACGCCGTAGCAGAATCCGAACTCGCGGGCCAGGTGCACGATGATGCGCCCTTGGCGGTAGCTGAAGCTGCCGTCCTTGATCTGCTGGATGAGCGTGCTGTGGTAGTCGGCGTCGAGGGCGCCGGCAACGGCCTGCTCGAGGGCAAAGCCCTTGCGGTAGATGAGTTGGGGCATGGATGCCCAAATTATACCAGTCTACCGGCGCGCCATGACGGCTTCACGCACGTGCGGGGTGAGATCGTCGATCACCGAGAGCGCGGAAATGCGGTGACGGGTCAGCGCCAGATCGACTGCGGTAAGGAACGCCTCGTCACCGGTTTCGCTGATGACGGCCGCGTTGTCCGCCTGCGGGCTGACCCGGGCGGTCGTCGGCACGGGCGGCCGCGTGGCGGCGACCTCTGCGACGGTCCACGAGGGGACGGGCCCCGTGTTGAGGAACCGTCCGGCCGCGACACCGAGCAGCAGACCCGCCGCGGCCGCGGCGGCGATCCAACGGGCGACGGGCCGGTGGACGCCCATCCGGTCGAGGCGGGCCGTCGAGGCGGGGAAGGGGATGACGCGCGGCGAGGCCGCTTCGTGGTCGAGTCTGGCGAGGATCGAGTCGCGCTGCGCGTCGAGCCGCGCCGGCGTGAACACTTCGTCGGCCTCGCTGGCGGCGTCGTGCCGCAGGCGCTGCAGCGGCGCCGTCAACTCGGTGTAGCGCCACGTGCAGGTTTCGCAGCCGAGCAGGTGCTGACGCAGCGCGTTGCCCTGTTCGTCGGCCGTCGCCTCGTCGCCGAAGTAGAGCGCGATCAGCCGGTCGTCGCCGGGGTGATGACGATCCAGCGGTTTCACAGGTTTCCTCCGAGTAGCGCACGCAGTTTGCGAACCGCACGGAACAGATGCACCCGCACGGTGGATTCGTTGAGCCCGGTAATCGTGCTGACCTCCTTCGACGAACATCCCTCGTAGTGACACAGGAGGAAGATGGTCCGTTGACGGTCGGGCAGCCGGCTCACTGCCGATGCAATCTGCGTGCGGCGTTCCCGCAACAGCAACCGTTCCTCGGGCGACGGGCCCAGGCCGGGTGTGGAATCGATCCGGGACCGCTCGCCCATGTCGCCGTCGATCGACGACACGATCCATCGCAACCGGCGCTGTCGGGCCTTCTGACGATCGAGGCATCCGTTGATCAGGATGCGGGTGAACCACACCTCGAACGGCAACTCCTCCCGAAACGACTCGATGTGCGAGAATACCTTGAAAAAGGCGTCCTGCACCGCTTCGTCCGCGTCGGCCGCGTCGCGCAGGAAATGGTAGGCGATACGGGATGCCCGACGCTGCTGCCGCGCCACGAGTGCCGCGAACCGTTCGCGCGCGGCCCCGAATTCGGCACGCCCGACGAGCGCCTTGACCTCAGCGGCAATCCGCGAGTCCTCATCGGGCCTGGCGAGTTCGGGCAGCGACACCTGCAGTTCGTCGGTCGGACCGTCCTGCCGTTCGGCGTCGCGAGCGAACTGGAGCATCCGGACGTCTGGCATCACCGAACCGCTCACCTGTCTGCTATGAATTACGCTTCGTGACGGCAAATGTTTACAGGGACATTCTACCGCGGCCGGAGACCGGCGAACGATGACGCGCCGCCCGACGATTGCGGGGCTGACGGCCGGGAGGAGGTCAGACCTTCAGCGAGGCCAGTGTTGCCTCGAGCACAGCCACCGCAGCGTGGAGGGGTTCGACCGGCGGCAGCGGCGTGCCGGCGGCCGCGAGGATCCTGGCCTGGGTCTCGACTTCGCCGCCGGCGTCGGTGAGCGAAGGAAAACCAAATGTCGCCCCGCCACCTTTGAGCGTATGCGCCTCACGGATGAGCGTGGTGAGCCCTGGGATCGGCTCTGCCGCGATTGCCAGCCGGTCCGCTTCGGCGCGGATGGTGGCCACCCGGTCGGTCGCCGTCTCCAGGAATTCGACCCGCATCGAGGCCAGTAGCGCGGCCATCTCGTCGTCGGGTTCTGGCATCATGCGTGGATCCTACGCCGAAGACCGGTTGGCGCGCCTGAACGCCGCGCGAACGCGCGAGATCAGGACGCCTGGTTCGAACGGCTTGATCAGATAGTCGTCGGCACCGAGCTCGAGGACCCGCCGCTCGGTGTCCGGCCCGCTCTCGGCCGTCAGCACGATCACGGGGAGCGTCGCCAGCGTCAACTCACGACGGAGCCGGTCGATGGCCTGGAACCCGTCCATCTCCGGCATCATCAAATCGAGAACAAGCAGGTCGGGCCGTTCACGACGTGACAACTCCACCGCGTGAAGGCCGTTCTCGCCCTCGAGGACCTCGTAGCCCTCTTTCTCGAGGAGCAGCTTGACGAGCATGCGGATCATGCGGTCGTCGTCCACGATCAACACACGCTGTCTGGTGCGCGTCTGGACGCGCGCCGTGTCGTCGTCGGCCAGGACGCGGTTCACTTCCTCGATCGACGTGATGCCCTGCGCCACGGCGTCCAGGGCCACGTCGCGCATCGAACGGAAACCCGCCTGACGCATGGCCGCCCGCAGATCGACCGCCGACGCGGAGTCGCGGATCATTCGCCGCATGGCATCGTCTGGTACGAGTGCCTCGGCGACCGGCATCCGGCTGAGATACCCGGTTTGCCGGCAGCGATCGCAGCCGGAACCCGGGCGGGCCACCACGGCCTTGATGCCATGGGCCTCGCCGAGTCGCCGGGCCTCATCCGCCGGGATTGTCGCGCGGCAGTCGGGGCAGAGTCGTCGCAAAAGGCGCTGGGCGAATACCGCGTTCAGGATTTCCGAGACGCGGAACGGTTCGAGGCCGAGGTTGAGCAGCCGGCCCACGGCCGATGGTGCGTCGATGGTGTGCAGCGAGCTGAGGACCAGGTGGCCCGTGTACGCGGCTTGCCCGGCAATCGACGCCACTTCGGAATCGCGAATCTCGCCGATCATGATGACGTTCGGGTCCTGCCGCAACACCGATCGGAGGACCTGGGTGAAACCGGTACCCGATTCCTTGTGAACGGGGATCTGGTTGATGCCCTCGAGGTATCGCTCGACGGGATCCTCGACCGTCACGATGTTCGTGCGGCCGTTCTGCAGAAGCTGAAGGCTCGCATAGAGCCCCGTCGTCTTGCCCGAAGCGGTCGGGCCCGTGAAGAGGATCAGGCCGTCCGGCCGCTTCAGCGCGCGCTTCAGTCG includes:
- a CDS encoding TolC family protein, translated to MKTLFSPIRTVCLASMAVLAAIGAARAQAVPEARVQELIAQAKAQVMAQQRTPAQMSAAEARAFPLTMEEAVKRALDQNIDLVVERLNPQLQDLALAQVLGAYRPTLNGTFGDNWNRSQGTSQLSGGQNIEVGNYLYNASVQQSLPWFGSAVSLGWTNTRTESTSNNATINPQYRTGLTASLTQPFMRNFKIDNTRQQLATTTISRENADVNLRALVINTVANTRNAYWDLVYAIQAVDVARTSLRLAEKLVEDNKTRVEIGTMAPIDVVSAQAEAATRRQALVQVEANRQTAELALKRLIVGGTSDALWNVLLNPTDRPATGAGEKVDLEGAVRTALEKRTDLIVARKSLQSNDISIRYLRNQMLPGLDLTATYGASGTGGTQLIRNSQLGGQVVNTVPGGYTDALSFLGKNSFPNWNVQLTFSYPIGRSSADVSYARAKVQYSQAQAQLRSLELQVATDVTNAALTVQSNYQQVQAAGAARELAQKKLEAEQSKFEVGMSTNYFVVQAQRDLSDSQNSELRAILNYRKSLVDYQRVQETSSSSRGSGASGISTGGGTTTTSGSSGSRTGGSGSSTGGL
- a CDS encoding efflux RND transporter periplasmic adaptor subunit, with the translated sequence MKKTIITLVVIAAIAASVGGYYYTRPGPEPKISTAAVSKGDIIESVGATGTLDAVTSVNVGSQVSGIIKELGADFNSIVKKGQVILRIDPDAIQTQIEQSKANLTRAQADVERLKVSVDDARVKLKRTKELFAKNLVTQSDLDTADVNLKSAEAQMRSSQASLQQAQAQLNQQDVNLAHTVILAPIDGIVVQRAVDVGQTVQANFQSPTLFIIAADLTKMKCTANIDESDVGRIRPGQHVHFRVDAYANEEFGGTVVQVRLQPIVVQNVVTYGTVIEVPNPDLKLKPGMTANVQIEIAKKTDVVRVPNAAIRFRPTTDVFQALNQEVPPELLRGAGRLAGGPGATSGGPNQTTAGATGSGPAAQPGTNPARGQNARSAQPATAAAPLPTPSQAPVAGTPAHPIERGGGDRPQGADRPRGDGARGPGGGGGPMDPERRARFMERLQSMSPDERQQMLARMKERGMDVSAFQQAGATATPTAKKAADAAPMNTKGAQTIDSLFGPLPPRISSGRAWTWTAGTKQLKSVRLRLGITDGQYTELLEGELQPGQELVTGIVIGNESANRPGASNTSSPLMQQRGPMGRPGGGPH
- a CDS encoding 4-hydroxy-3-methylbut-2-enyl diphosphate reductase — protein: MPQLIYRKGFALEQAVAGALDADYHSTLIQQIKDGSFSYRQGRIIVHLAREFGFCYGVDRAVDYAYQARRRFPDQTVYLTGEIIHNPHVNDKLRSLGIRFLSDAGQDVSRLGAEDVVIIPAFGVTVRTLEQMQRQGCTLVDTTCGSVLNVWKNVRQYARDGYTAVIHGKIHHEETQATASQALQHPDGRYLVVLNRAEALEVCNFIRNPDDSAAFLARFGSAASEAFDPDRDLGHIGLANQTTMLMSESLEIAEMFRHAMRDRYGEACVQERFRAFETICSATQDRQDAVVALLDQQPLDLMLVIGGYNSSNTCNLARICANRLPTFHIAEVNCLVSAARIRHRRVGGTTEIDEDGWLPASGPVVVGVTAGASTPDNIVGQAIERLAALANGPTEV
- a CDS encoding ABC transporter ATP-binding protein, producing MSVISVRDLKRSYVVGEVEVRALRGVSLDVERGEFLAVTGPSGSGKSTFMHILGCLDRPTSGQYFLDGKDVSRLSRNDLARIRNHQIGFVFQGFNLLSRTSALENIELPLLYNGVSSRGSERRRRALEALKLVGLADRSHHYPNQLSGGQQQRVAIARALINNPSILLADEPTGNLDTRTSVEVMDVFQKLNAERGITVLLITHERDIAEYGTRVVMFRDGHIVSDEKITKRRMAVDELAALPPVTV
- a CDS encoding ABC transporter permease — protein: MSILMTFRIALKALNRNKMRTALTMLGMIIGVGAVITMVALGNGAQQSIEQQIQSAGTNVVMVNAGNWTVGGVRQGQGQSNTLTPEDATAIRNEIQGIQYLAAGVSQGAQIVAGNQNWFSQVQGTDVDLPMIRSWLVETGVFFTPADVNSSAKVAVLGATVRNMLFGEGVDPIGQIIRIRNQPFKVIGVMASKGQSAMGQDQDDTIFAPYTTVQKKMRGITYIQNMTVSAASADNIKKVAEDISALLRVRHKIQPGDNDDFMVRTLEDIAAVRTEATKTMTALLASIAGVSLLVGGIGIMNIMLVSVTERTREIGLRLAIGARGRDVLMQFLVEAVVLSLLGGLIGIGLGYGLSRSLTQFLQWPTYVSPDAVAVAFGFAAATGIFFGFYPARKASALDPIEALRYE
- a CDS encoding type II/IV secretion system protein is translated as MTPREPHAEPPAERRLERDLGIGVPSGVRAFADQLLSSRMLTREALVQAIEQATAKKQALQDVVVSMGLVAEADSYAALSKVTGVPLIDLGDVRVSELAVRLVPEKIARKHTVLPLHEDNRTITFAVTRPHDMEADRDVGFAAGRTTREFLAARSQVLEAIDRHYPKMGEVERLIVRLKSEAPVESLEAAQSAVNASPVIELCNHILAGAVQSHASDIHIEPFAGSATVRYRISGILEQVIELPKEARPHITNRFKILAKTNIAVKHRPQDGAFRVRVSGRAVDVRLSTLPTVHGEKIVMRIVDGTSELQSIDNLGYDAATSERLKRALKRPDGLILFTGPTASGKTTGLYASLQLLQNGRTNIVTVEDPVERYLEGINQIPVHKESGTGFTQVLRSVLRQDPNVIMIGEIRDSEVASIAGQAAYTGHLVLSSLHTIDAPSAVGRLLNLGLEPFRVSEILNAVFAQRLLRRLCPDCRATIPADEARRLGEAHGIKAVVARPGSGCDRCRQTGYLSRMPVAEALVPDDAMRRMIRDSASAVDLRAAMRQAGFRSMRDVALDAVAQGITSIEEVNRVLADDDTARVQTRTRQRVLIVDDDRMIRMLVKLLLEKEGYEVLEGENGLHAVELSRRERPDLLVLDLMMPEMDGFQAIDRLRRELTLATLPVIVLTAESGPDTERRVLELGADDYLIKPFEPGVLISRVRAAFRRANRSSA
- a CDS encoding Hpt domain-containing protein; translation: MMPEPDDEMAALLASMRVEFLETATDRVATIRAEADRLAIAAEPIPGLTTLIREAHTLKGGGATFGFPSLTDAGGEVETQARILAAAGTPLPPVEPLHAAVAVLEATLASLKV
- a CDS encoding RNA polymerase sigma factor, with translation MPDVRMLQFARDAERQDGPTDELQVSLPELARPDEDSRIAAEVKALVGRAEFGAARERFAALVARQQRRASRIAYHFLRDAADADEAVQDAFFKVFSHIESFREELPFEVWFTRILINGCLDRQKARQRRLRWIVSSIDGDMGERSRIDSTPGLGPSPEERLLLRERRTQIASAVSRLPDRQRTIFLLCHYEGCSSKEVSTITGLNESTVRVHLFRAVRKLRALLGGNL
- a CDS encoding Spy/CpxP family protein refolding chaperone; the protein is MRATRTVFLMILLATASAASAAGLPRHDFQRPQQAGQRDPQLPAHRGPRMKWWQDERYKSELRLTADQSARIEEVFQSSYPKQEDLFKDFSRREEQLSNLIAGQDVTEAEVIKQADQLEAVRASLGKARILMLYRMRRVLSPDQRQRLLKMQKEDERQRSSERDGRR